In Ignavibacteriales bacterium, a single window of DNA contains:
- a CDS encoding tetratricopeptide repeat protein — protein MRDFIAEFLTGFSAAFGVFWIYLRIRKKRGQSLKRIFYKTIVWALICGTIYALILLSNDGRVNQLRVLPADKAKLFTELAQGELQCSGSDSELCVLIANFKGSFLNKESQLQSGVIMRLIYSQLITLLCSSLSPPNIRLDTISYQIWPHIDSHDEAREIGQSRGANIVIWGDISIQPFSPVTINPRITIIHQELNAPSEIDLDGLYVSWSPIQHLDFFSEDINQPVSLANFIIGLAYLAKKDWNRGSEFFQQGINLSGRGKGADVLYYFLAHALTEKNYPYGPESLDAMAAINALHVAIEINPSQKNYYNDLGLLYDVQNCIDEAQRRFNQALSLDSSFVIALNNLAITYYEQGNDSLAISIWNRCIRLDSSTSGPYINLGKSYYYAGDTSSAIRILIQAPTNSPNASMILNNIGAIFTAMHRTRQAITYLEKAIQLAPNSGEVYSNLGVAFQQQGEYKKALTNYQKALSVKPNMGFVYYNIAFLFARQGLTEDAVAILEEHFHEIMKNYEQLGNHSAFEFLSHDSDFDLIRKHSRFRLFLQKHTDILK, from the coding sequence ATGCGTGATTTCATCGCAGAATTTCTGACAGGATTTTCTGCAGCCTTTGGCGTGTTTTGGATCTACCTCAGAATAAGGAAAAAGCGTGGACAATCGCTCAAAAGGATTTTTTATAAGACAATTGTTTGGGCATTAATCTGTGGCACAATTTATGCCTTAATTCTCCTGTCAAACGATGGGCGCGTAAATCAGCTCAGGGTATTACCAGCGGACAAAGCTAAACTGTTCACGGAACTCGCTCAGGGAGAATTACAATGTTCAGGAAGTGATTCTGAATTATGCGTCCTGATTGCAAATTTTAAGGGTTCGTTTCTGAATAAAGAATCTCAACTGCAAAGTGGTGTGATTATGCGGCTGATTTATTCTCAGCTAATTACACTTCTTTGTTCTTCCTTGTCTCCGCCTAATATTCGGCTAGATACGATCTCATATCAAATATGGCCGCACATCGATTCTCATGACGAAGCGCGCGAGATTGGGCAATCCCGCGGTGCAAACATCGTCATTTGGGGAGACATTAGCATACAGCCTTTCAGTCCAGTGACAATCAATCCGAGAATAACAATAATTCATCAAGAGTTAAATGCCCCGAGCGAGATCGATCTTGATGGGCTATACGTATCCTGGAGTCCAATTCAGCACTTGGATTTTTTCTCAGAAGATATAAACCAACCGGTGTCACTGGCCAATTTCATTATTGGCCTCGCCTACTTAGCAAAGAAAGATTGGAATAGGGGAAGTGAGTTCTTCCAGCAGGGTATTAATTTAAGTGGTAGGGGAAAAGGCGCAGACGTACTGTATTATTTTCTGGCGCATGCTCTCACTGAGAAGAATTACCCTTATGGTCCAGAAAGTCTTGATGCGATGGCAGCAATTAATGCTCTACATGTCGCTATAGAAATTAACCCGAGCCAGAAAAACTACTACAATGATCTCGGATTGCTATATGATGTTCAAAATTGCATTGATGAAGCACAAAGAAGATTTAATCAAGCGCTGTCTCTTGATTCGTCATTTGTGATTGCATTAAACAATCTTGCTATTACTTACTATGAACAAGGCAATGATAGCCTCGCCATCTCAATATGGAACAGGTGTATAAGGTTGGACTCCTCCACGTCAGGGCCATATATTAACCTCGGCAAATCTTATTACTATGCTGGTGATACAAGTAGCGCTATCAGAATCCTCATACAAGCTCCCACGAACTCTCCTAATGCCTCGATGATCCTGAATAACATCGGCGCAATATTTACAGCCATGCATCGTACACGCCAGGCTATCACCTACTTGGAGAAGGCTATCCAGCTTGCACCTAATTCTGGAGAAGTCTATTCTAACCTCGGCGTTGCATTTCAACAGCAAGGAGAATACAAAAAAGCATTGACCAATTATCAAAAGGCTCTTTCAGTCAAGCCCAACATGGGATTCGTTTATTACAACATAGCCTTCTTATTTGCTAGGCAAGGTCTAACTGAAGATGCGGTGGCGATACTCGAAGAACACTTCCATGAGATTATGAAGAATTACGAGCAACTTGGGAATCATTCGGCATTTGAATTTCTGTCTCATGATTCTGATTTTGATCTAATTAGAAAACATTCTAGATTCAGACTGTTTCTGCAAAAGCATACTGATATCTTAAAGTAG
- a CDS encoding ThiF family adenylyltransferase — translation MTTFPTTAEQFYALRDDRTNRCVTEREYQQTECVVIIDRPVVETWPGQITLLVSCELLSRWCRRVKIIMPTTPCHPNLGGSSMELGEFILDRMRDTDPFGTFETTNQLTNTTGIVLHVGDTKTMEHKTRQVFISASGWYARLSKFPFSSLPNTDEANPLGAIAAACLGVSQVFKMAIGFPQEKLIEDGIFNLFRFIYNQEQKPQHISYPTCVNAGRILMVGAGSVGSSAAYCLKLTGLAGELTILDKDVVKVENFNRSPIFGRNNFGQNKAETVAAYFSASKINTKAFPGWWNEYVMQAQGSERNFDMWLPLANDHGVRWSMQNNIPPLMIHSSTTLNWGVNHGRHIPGRDDCLSDRFPETVRVDALTCSTTQIKTNQGSIDAALPFISMFAGLLVTADMVRAQMTDYPQIPNFALFDFGCGFKEIQMWDRKPDLKCICCDQRKYQHINKATKYWNLFRTD, via the coding sequence ATGACCACATTTCCGACGACAGCGGAGCAATTCTACGCACTTCGCGATGATCGCACAAACCGTTGTGTAACAGAAAGAGAATACCAGCAAACGGAATGCGTAGTGATTATCGACCGACCAGTTGTCGAAACTTGGCCTGGCCAAATAACGTTACTCGTATCATGTGAATTACTTAGCCGATGGTGTCGCCGGGTGAAAATCATAATGCCAACGACGCCTTGCCATCCTAATCTCGGTGGGAGTAGCATGGAACTTGGCGAGTTCATTTTGGATCGAATGCGCGACACTGACCCGTTTGGCACTTTCGAAACAACAAACCAATTGACGAACACCACTGGGATTGTTCTGCATGTCGGAGATACCAAGACTATGGAGCATAAGACACGTCAGGTTTTTATAAGCGCCTCGGGATGGTATGCGCGCCTATCCAAATTCCCTTTTTCATCCCTACCGAACACTGACGAGGCAAATCCTCTTGGTGCTATTGCGGCCGCATGTTTGGGTGTCTCACAGGTGTTTAAGATGGCTATAGGATTTCCCCAAGAGAAATTGATTGAAGATGGGATTTTCAATCTATTCAGATTTATCTATAACCAAGAACAAAAGCCACAGCATATTTCGTATCCCACTTGTGTCAATGCGGGACGTATACTTATGGTTGGGGCAGGATCAGTCGGATCATCGGCGGCCTATTGTCTAAAACTCACTGGTTTGGCAGGTGAGCTGACCATCCTCGATAAGGACGTAGTAAAGGTGGAAAATTTCAATAGGTCTCCTATTTTCGGAAGAAATAATTTTGGGCAAAACAAAGCAGAGACTGTTGCTGCCTACTTCAGTGCCTCGAAGATCAATACTAAGGCTTTTCCCGGCTGGTGGAACGAGTATGTTATGCAGGCTCAGGGAAGTGAACGTAATTTTGACATGTGGCTTCCTTTAGCGAACGATCACGGCGTCCGATGGTCGATGCAGAATAATATCCCTCCGCTCATGATTCATTCTTCTACAACTTTAAATTGGGGTGTGAATCACGGCAGACATATCCCCGGGCGCGACGATTGTTTGTCTGATCGATTCCCAGAAACTGTTCGGGTTGATGCACTAACGTGCTCAACGACACAAATCAAGACAAATCAAGGATCAATAGACGCAGCTCTGCCATTTATTTCAATGTTCGCGGGACTTCTGGTGACTGCGGATATGGTACGAGCCCAGATGACGGATTATCCGCAGATACCTAATTTTGCACTATTTGATTTCGGTTGTGGATTCAAGGAAATCCAGATGTGGGATAGGAAACCGGATCTAAAATGTATCTGCTGTGATCAAAGAAAATATCAGCACATAAACAAAGCCACAAAGTATTGGAACTTGTTTCGGACAGATTAA
- a CDS encoding Mov34/MPN/PAD-1 family protein, translated as MRINEAVIKQSIDSFLKFGLSDKPHEGIVYWAGKRDPKGVIVIRCLTPNAKTAWGSFQTSAQANAEIIKILCKEHLELIGQVHTHPGKFVGHSDGDDQLALMPYEGFLSIVVPQYARGGMLPLTKCGVHVFENGYFRRLGSVEIKKTFHVI; from the coding sequence GTGCGCATCAACGAGGCTGTAATAAAACAATCGATCGATTCTTTTCTCAAATTCGGCCTTTCTGACAAACCCCATGAGGGCATTGTTTACTGGGCAGGCAAACGTGATCCCAAAGGCGTGATCGTAATAAGATGTTTAACCCCAAACGCAAAAACTGCGTGGGGTTCATTTCAAACATCAGCTCAAGCAAACGCCGAGATTATTAAGATACTGTGTAAGGAACACCTTGAGCTTATCGGACAAGTCCATACCCATCCTGGTAAATTTGTTGGTCACTCAGATGGAGATGATCAACTTGCTTTAATGCCGTACGAAGGTTTCCTGTCGATTGTTGTACCACAGTACGCACGGGGAGGAATGTTACCTCTTACAAAATGCGGTGTGCATGTTTTTGAAAATGGCTACTTTCGACGTCTTGGGAGCGTAGAGATCAAGAAAACATTCCATGTTATTTGA
- a CDS encoding DNA repair protein RadC — protein MEKVVFEIPQYQVVLVRKGTIQTDNSVICTSSDAAKLIKSYLKGADREHFVGLYLDAANHPLGIHTISVGIVNSSIVHPREVFKLAFMINAVSIIVAHNHPSGDPTPSIADKRLTSRLVEAAGILGISLQDHLIVTEQNGYVSLAKRGLLKQISRQRW, from the coding sequence ATGGAGAAAGTGGTATTTGAAATTCCACAATACCAAGTAGTACTTGTGAGGAAAGGGACTATCCAGACTGACAATTCGGTAATTTGCACATCAAGTGACGCTGCAAAACTCATCAAGAGTTACCTTAAAGGTGCCGATCGAGAACACTTCGTAGGGCTTTACCTAGATGCCGCTAACCATCCCTTAGGTATCCACACCATTTCGGTTGGTATCGTTAATTCATCGATTGTCCACCCACGTGAAGTCTTTAAGCTCGCTTTCATGATCAATGCCGTTTCTATCATCGTTGCACACAACCATCCATCAGGTGACCCGACTCCGAGTATTGCCGATAAACGACTGACCTCGCGTCTGGTAGAGGCGGCAGGAATATTAGGCATTTCATTGCAGGATCATCTTATCGTAACGGAGCAAAACGGTTATGTCAGTCTGGCCAAGCGTGGATTGCTGAAGCAAATATCTCGACAGAGGTGGTAG
- a CDS encoding putative toxin-antitoxin system toxin component, PIN family: MIKVVPDANVLVSGMLGTPGPTRKIINLALAKKIIIFGSSATYQEFCEKIQMARLQKYLKRQIFSPEKIILDYRAFVNMLEPVLSDQLKRFVERDPDDDEYVKVARACGSKIIITRDKDLLDIKKFEKVLAVTPEKFIQSYAKLSLQS; the protein is encoded by the coding sequence ATGATCAAAGTGGTCCCCGACGCAAACGTCTTGGTTTCGGGTATGCTCGGAACGCCTGGGCCAACTCGAAAGATAATCAATCTGGCACTAGCAAAGAAAATAATTATCTTCGGCAGTTCAGCGACTTATCAAGAATTTTGTGAGAAGATTCAAATGGCGCGACTTCAGAAATACCTGAAGCGTCAGATTTTCAGTCCAGAGAAAATAATTCTTGACTATAGGGCCTTTGTAAACATGCTCGAACCAGTTTTGTCTGATCAACTTAAACGGTTTGTAGAAAGAGACCCCGATGATGATGAGTATGTGAAAGTAGCAAGGGCATGCGGTTCGAAAATAATAATTACAAGAGATAAGGATCTATTGGACATCAAGAAATTCGAGAAGGTTCTTGCCGTAACCCCAGAAAAATTTATCCAAAGCTACGCGAAACTCTCCCTACAGAGTTGA
- a CDS encoding DUF2188 domain-containing protein produces MSPLPKYTLQYNEEKDKWDLEKDKTGNVVKRFATKEIATQRGALKKAVGEEGGSVKIQKENGRFQEERTYPRSKDPRKYRG; encoded by the coding sequence ATGTCGCCATTACCAAAGTATACCTTGCAATACAACGAGGAAAAAGATAAGTGGGATTTGGAGAAGGACAAGACAGGAAATGTTGTTAAGAGGTTTGCAACAAAAGAAATTGCAACCCAAAGGGGTGCATTGAAAAAGGCTGTAGGTGAAGAGGGCGGGTCTGTAAAGATTCAGAAAGAGAACGGAAGATTTCAAGAAGAGAGAACGTATCCGAGGAGTAAGGATCCGCGAAAATACAGGGGTTAA
- a CDS encoding tyrosine-type recombinase/integrase, whose protein sequence is MCELTETIDQYIRYCRYDKNLSRLTIKAYQQDLKQFTHIIGKNSSLKKINKENIRNYIQELYALHLKETSIKRKVAALKAFLRYLEYEDKISVSPFRKLNIRIRVPKKIPRYLSMNDIRLLYSQVRNTLSNVKVEPSISNPDRKSIKSLFAIQTELIILEILFTTGIRVSELCNLNIDDVDLNKRNIRVLGKGSRERDIAITNDETILVIERYIRLRKRLANGSSPLLLNRCLNRIQPHSIRSILKNVSSFACLNYKITPHMFRHTVATMLIENGLDTRFVQKFLGHSSILTTQIYTNPTTLAERQQISMKHPRNFV, encoded by the coding sequence ATGTGTGAACTCACCGAAACGATTGATCAGTATATCAGATATTGTAGATACGATAAAAACTTAAGCAGATTAACAATTAAAGCGTATCAACAAGATCTCAAGCAATTTACCCATATTATTGGGAAGAATTCTTCTTTGAAGAAGATCAATAAAGAAAATATTCGAAATTATATTCAAGAGTTATATGCTCTACACCTAAAAGAAACCAGCATTAAGAGAAAAGTTGCTGCGCTTAAAGCATTCTTGCGATATCTAGAATACGAAGATAAGATATCTGTTAGTCCATTTAGAAAATTAAACATTCGAATACGTGTTCCTAAGAAAATTCCAAGATACCTAAGCATGAATGATATTCGCCTTCTTTATTCTCAAGTCCGAAATACTCTTTCAAACGTTAAGGTAGAACCGTCAATTTCAAATCCGGATAGAAAATCAATTAAATCTTTATTCGCAATTCAGACTGAATTGATAATTCTGGAAATCCTTTTTACAACAGGTATCAGAGTAAGTGAACTATGTAATCTTAATATTGATGATGTTGATCTAAATAAGAGAAACATCCGGGTCTTAGGAAAAGGCTCCCGAGAACGTGACATTGCAATCACAAACGATGAAACGATTCTGGTTATAGAAAGATACATTAGACTAAGAAAACGATTGGCTAATGGCTCCTCCCCATTATTACTGAACCGCTGCCTGAATAGAATCCAACCTCATTCGATAAGAAGTATTCTAAAAAATGTCTCCAGCTTTGCATGTTTGAACTATAAAATAACACCACACATGTTCCGACATACGGTAGCAACTATGCTCATTGAAAATGGTTTGGATACGAGATTCGTCCAGAAATTTCTTGGGCATAGTTCGATCCTTACTACCCAAATTTACACTAATCCCACAACTTTAGCAGAAAGACAACAGATTAGCATGAAACACCCTCGAAATTTTGTTTAA
- a CDS encoding DUF932 domain-containing protein, whose product MGHNLNETNGQVSMMYVGEVPWHKLGTKLDHPATAHEAIESAGLGFTVEKLSLKTEALDLPVESHFATVRGDTQQVLGVVGSRYVPIQNQEAFSTFDALVGEGETIYHTAGALGKGERIWLLAKLPDYIRVKGNDLVEKFLLLTNSHDGSSVVRVKLTPVRVVCENTLSLALSGGEQEVRIKHTAHASERMKKAHEILGLTNKLYEELDKIFNQMSNIRIDGRVLADYVKKVFPDPPTNGHSHRKNSIREKVFELAHVGKGADLSLGTLWGAYNAVTEYVDYYRQLTADDSTRLRSIWFGSGERIKKHAFKVAVNIINGGVETAGIKHDYSRN is encoded by the coding sequence ATGGGACACAATCTAAACGAAACAAACGGCCAGGTATCCATGATGTATGTTGGTGAAGTGCCTTGGCATAAGCTCGGCACGAAGCTCGACCATCCGGCTACAGCTCATGAAGCAATTGAGTCTGCTGGTTTGGGATTTACAGTCGAAAAACTTTCCCTTAAGACGGAGGCTCTTGATCTTCCGGTTGAAAGTCACTTTGCAACGGTTCGCGGCGATACACAGCAGGTGCTCGGTGTGGTCGGGTCACGATACGTACCTATACAGAACCAAGAGGCATTCTCTACCTTCGACGCTCTGGTCGGAGAAGGTGAGACGATCTACCACACCGCAGGAGCGCTTGGTAAAGGAGAACGGATATGGCTCTTGGCGAAGTTGCCCGACTACATTAGGGTCAAGGGCAACGACTTGGTGGAGAAGTTTTTACTCCTCACCAACTCCCATGACGGGAGTAGTGTGGTTAGAGTGAAGCTCACACCGGTGCGTGTAGTATGTGAGAATACACTGTCTCTTGCTCTGAGCGGAGGAGAACAAGAAGTACGCATCAAGCATACTGCTCACGCTTCAGAACGAATGAAGAAAGCTCATGAGATTCTTGGGCTCACTAACAAACTCTACGAGGAGCTTGATAAAATCTTCAACCAAATGAGCAATATTAGAATCGATGGACGGGTGTTGGCTGATTACGTAAAGAAGGTCTTCCCCGATCCGCCTACCAACGGCCATTCACATCGAAAGAACTCGATTCGAGAGAAGGTGTTCGAGCTAGCACACGTTGGCAAGGGAGCCGATCTCTCTCTGGGCACGCTTTGGGGTGCGTATAACGCGGTGACGGAATACGTGGACTACTATCGCCAGTTGACCGCCGATGATTCGACCCGGCTACGATCAATTTGGTTCGGATCCGGTGAAAGGATAAAGAAGCATGCCTTCAAGGTTGCTGTGAACATAATCAATGGTGGAGTCGAGACGGCAGGCATTAAACATGATTACTCTCGCAACTGA
- a CDS encoding DNA repair protein RadC encodes MKKIKVVCETPLYKVVLVREGMIEVENRCIQSPEEAAKIVRKHLQGVDREHFIGLYLNSANYLIGIHTISIGILNSSLVHPREVFKLAYMMNAATIIVSHNHPSGNVEPSSDDITLTKQLVDAGKILGIPLNDHIIVTEYNGYTSFAEKGLL; translated from the coding sequence ATGAAAAAAATCAAAGTAGTCTGCGAGACGCCATTGTACAAAGTTGTACTCGTACGAGAGGGAATGATTGAGGTTGAGAATCGATGCATCCAATCACCGGAAGAAGCTGCCAAGATCGTCCGAAAGCATCTTCAAGGAGTTGATCGAGAACATTTCATAGGTTTGTATCTCAACAGTGCAAATTACCTAATCGGAATACACACGATATCGATTGGTATTTTGAACTCGTCGTTGGTTCATCCGCGTGAGGTATTCAAGCTTGCTTATATGATGAACGCCGCAACGATTATTGTCTCTCACAACCATCCTTCCGGAAATGTTGAACCTTCTAGCGATGATATTACTTTGACAAAACAACTTGTCGACGCTGGAAAAATTCTTGGAATACCTCTGAATGATCATATCATCGTAACTGAATACAATGGTTATACGAGCTTCGCTGAAAAGGGATTGCTCTAA
- a CDS encoding DUF3276 family protein has product MSDQDAIYSTSIRAGKTTYFVDVKEAKNGNKYLAISENRIDGEKRQRTTLRIFEETVAEFQKVIDEAAAAISQT; this is encoded by the coding sequence ATGTCAGATCAAGATGCAATCTACTCAACGTCGATACGAGCCGGAAAGACGACTTATTTCGTCGACGTAAAAGAAGCGAAGAATGGCAACAAGTATCTCGCGATCTCGGAAAATAGGATCGACGGGGAAAAGAGACAGCGAACGACCCTACGAATCTTTGAGGAAACAGTTGCCGAATTCCAAAAAGTCATTGATGAAGCAGCGGCAGCTATTTCACAGACGTGA
- a CDS encoding PD-(D/E)XK nuclease family protein translates to MQQLDHLSSSQLRLYLQCPQKYQFQYIDLIPKTFRPSALAFGSALHSALSWFHKAELAGAKVSQEQLAKVFETDWYSQKVDEDIRYKDSDDDMKFIAMGREMLSLYLRQPHRPQVKGSEIPFTIPLVSPVDGRELGVNLEGFFDIIERDDTITEFKTSAQIMTSFDIQSMLQLTAYGYAFKRLYGRPPKGFKVINFIKNKKPRIEVTETRRNDADYEVFFHLLEQVLYAITKGIFYPRAGFWCKECEYAHLCPLWQRKSA, encoded by the coding sequence ATGCAGCAGCTTGATCATTTATCCAGCAGCCAGCTAAGGCTCTACCTTCAGTGCCCTCAAAAATACCAGTTCCAGTACATTGATCTTATTCCAAAAACGTTCCGCCCTTCTGCACTCGCATTTGGCAGTGCGCTTCACTCGGCACTGTCATGGTTCCACAAGGCAGAGCTTGCCGGAGCGAAGGTGTCTCAGGAACAGCTTGCTAAGGTCTTCGAGACAGATTGGTATAGTCAAAAGGTAGATGAGGACATCCGATACAAAGATAGTGACGATGATATGAAGTTCATCGCTATGGGGAGAGAAATGCTATCACTCTACCTGAGGCAACCACACCGTCCACAGGTGAAGGGAAGTGAAATTCCTTTCACCATACCCCTAGTCAGTCCTGTGGACGGCCGAGAACTCGGAGTAAATCTTGAAGGATTCTTCGACATTATTGAACGCGATGATACAATCACTGAGTTCAAAACCTCAGCCCAGATCATGACCTCATTCGATATTCAATCAATGCTCCAACTTACGGCCTATGGATATGCCTTCAAGAGGCTTTACGGTCGACCGCCAAAGGGATTCAAGGTTATCAACTTCATCAAAAACAAGAAGCCGCGCATCGAAGTGACTGAAACTCGAAGGAACGATGCAGACTATGAAGTCTTCTTTCACCTTCTCGAACAGGTTCTTTACGCAATCACTAAAGGAATCTTCTATCCTCGAGCCGGTTTCTGGTGCAAGGAGTGCGAGTATGCACACTTGTGTCCCCTATGGCAGAGAAAATCTGCCTGA